The Coffea eugenioides isolate CCC68of chromosome 8, Ceug_1.0, whole genome shotgun sequence genome has a segment encoding these proteins:
- the LOC113779263 gene encoding uncharacterized protein LOC113779263 has product MEAVQVEELTSGASGRIIPVCKNLRRAVFSYDAVRRGLILIQSIFLWMIVLLLPHRHCSPPSSVADSASEAWLMKKRKFRKDEEDTLRRRALAEALQMVAADAGAGMESESASGNGNSRCLWSTSLFSGVRRNALFCRSWLPVSGELKGILIIIHGLNEHSGRYADFARQLNSYNFGVYAMDWIGHGGSDGLHGYVPSLDYVVADTGAFLEKINRGHPGIPCFLFGHSTGGAVVLKAASYPQIEMMLEGIILTSPALRVTPAHPIVSAVAPLFSLVAPRYQFKGSHKRGIPVSRDPAALVAKYSDPLVYTGPMRVRTGHEILRISSYLTRNFKSVTVPFFVLHGTADRVTDPLASQDLYNEAASEFKDIKLYDGFLHDLLFEPEREEIGQDIIDWMEKKLSPGKLENVNNYC; this is encoded by the exons ATGGAAGCGGTGCAGGTGGAGGAGCTGACCTCGGGTGCGAGCGGTCGCATAATTCCGGTTTGTAAAAACCTCCGCCGCGCGGTTTTCTCGTACGACGCGGTGCGGCGTGGTTTGATATTAATCCAGTCTATTTTCTTATGGATGATTGTGCTTCTCCTCCCCCACCGCCACTGCTCGCCTCCGTCGTCGGTGGCGGATTCCGCATCGGAGGCGTGGTTgatgaaaaagagaaaattccGGAAAGACGAGGAGGATACTCTTAGACGTAGAGCTCTAGCTGAGGCCTTGCAGATGGTCGCTGCAGATGCAGGTGCTGGTATGGAGTCCGAGAGCGCCTCCGGAAATGGAAATAGCCGGTGCCTCTGGAGCACTTCCTTGTTCTCTGGAGTTCGAAGGAATGCTTTGTTTTGTCGCTCGTGGCTTCCGGTTTCCGGTGAATTGAA AGGCATCTTGATCATCATCCACGGACTAAATGAGCACAG TGGCCGCTATGCTGATTTTGCTAGACAACTTAACTCCTATAACTTTGGGGTCTATGCAATGGACTGGATAG GTCATGGAGGGAGTGATGGTTTGCATGGTTATGTACCCTCACTGGATTATGTGGTTGCTGACACT GGAGCTTTCTTGGAAAAGATCAACAGGGGTCACCCTGGTATACCATGCTTCCTATTTGGCCATTCAACTGGGGGGGCTGTGGTTCTGAAG GCAGCTTCATATCCCCAAATAGAGATGATGTTGGAAGGAATCATATTGACTTCACCAGCTTTGCGTGTGACGCCAGCACATCCAATTGTTAGC GCTGTAGCTCCGTTGTTTTCACTGGTCGCTCCGAGGTACCAGTTCAAAGGTTCTCATAAAAGGGGTATTCCAGTTTCAAGGGACCCTGCTGCACTTGTGGCCAAATATTCTGACCCATTGGTCTACACTGGCCCAATGAGGGTCCGAACAGGCCATGAGATTTTGCGCATCTCTTCTTATTTGACGCGTAATTTCAAGTCCGTTACAGTTCCCTTTTTCGTCCTTCATGGAACTGCTGATAGAGTCACAGATCCGCTAGCTTCCCAAGATCTGTACAATGAGGCAGCTTCCGAGTTTAAGGACATAAAGCTCTATGATGGCTTTTTGCATGACCTCCTCTTTGAACCCGAGCGCGAAGAAATAGGCCAGGATATTATTGATTGGATGGAGAAAAAACTGAGCCCTGGGAAGCTTGAAAATGTAAATAATTATTGTTAA
- the LOC113779708 gene encoding lachrymatory-factor synthase, whose product MAAQEQVKWEGKATAKLNGIGAEQVWPLLEDFCSLDKWLPAIDTCYRVEGINGQPGLVRYCACKPPSSTSSPSDDFDDDDEENKNPGMTKWCHEKLLAIDPVVRCLSYEVLDNNLGFKSYVATIKLLPAKGDDDKFGCQIEWSFLADPVEGMTCDVLSSYLNLSLQGMVENMERALHSN is encoded by the coding sequence ATGGCAGCACAAGAACAAGTGAAATGGGAAGGCAAAGCTACGGCAAAGCTAAATGGGATTGGAGCAGAACAGGTATGGCCTTTACTGGAGGACTTTTGCAGCTTGGACAAATGGCTCCCTGCCATTGATACCTGTTACCGAGTTGAAGGGATCAATGGGCAGCCTGGACTTGTTCGCTACTGTGCCTGCAAACCCCCTTCCTCGACTTCCTCACCGTCGGACGattttgatgatgatgatgaagaaaacaagaatcCTGGCATGACCAAGTGGTGCCATGAGAAGTTGTTAGCCATTGATCCAGTGGTGCGTTGTCTGAGCTATGAAGTTCTGGACAATAATCTGGGATTCAAATCTTACGTAGCAACCATCAAATTGTTGCCAGCAAAGGGTGATGATGACAAATTCGGGTGTCAGATCGAATGGTCTTTCTTGGCTGATCCTGTGGAGGGGATGACTTGTGATGTTTTATCATCTTACCTTAACTTGTCCTTGCAAGGCATGGTGGAGAATATGGAGAGAGCTTTGCACTCAAATTAG